One Salvelinus fontinalis isolate EN_2023a chromosome 27, ASM2944872v1, whole genome shotgun sequence genomic region harbors:
- the LOC129825367 gene encoding N-alpha-acetyltransferase 30-like has translation MAAVPTGPSSALPASPAEISPFPGDGSVEPGEGEQPGCGWEGSVTRQEQRVSEDKRPSKKKQKNMLSHANPAALHLKTQALQEQQLNGLVSPSEDGVIYNLSTENRSDNLRPSMELCDSSSFGDDPSDKNNSDHCWQHEDHSPCSKGSRHPHLNNNGMNGMLTITRTEAFQSHTVTGHSPSGNVRKRECDPTEAPRPPSQQPPDCEGLGEHRAGVESEPDVIHQPPVSELARLDLNCSPDREAEESQGIHYVRYESELQMPGIMRLITKDLSEPYSIYTYRYFIHNWPQLCFLAMVEQECVGAIVCKLDMHKKMFRRGYIAMLAVDSKHRRKSIGTNLVKKAIYAMVEGDCDEVVLETEITNKSALKLYENLGFVRDKRLFRYYLNGVDALRLKLWLR, from the exons ATGGCTGCAGTGCCGACTGGGCCTAGCAGCGCATTGCCAGCATCCCCGGCTGAAATTTCTCCCTTCCCCGGGGATGGGAGCGTGGAACCTGGGGAAGGGGAGCAGCCCGGCTGCGGTTGGGAGGGCTCTGTAACACGACAGGAGCAGCGGGTCAGCGAGGACAAACGGCCAAGTAAGAAAAAACAGAAAAACATGCTATCGCATGCTAACCCGGCTGCGCTACACCTCAAAACGCAGGCCCTACAGGAACAGCAGCTGAACGGGTTGGTCAGTCCGTCTGAAGACGGTGTGATCTACAACCTCTCAACGGAAAACCGATCCGACAATCTGAGACCGTCCATGGAGCTCTGTGACAGCAGCAGTTTTGGAGACGACCCGAGTGACAAAAATAATAGCGACCATTGCTGGCAACATGAGGACCACAGTCCGTGTTCGAAAGGCAGCCGCCACCCTCACTTGAACAACAATGGCATGAACGGTATGTTGACTATCACAAGAACTGAGGCTTTCCAAAGCCACACTGTAACCGGACACAGCCCCAGTGGTAACGTTAGGAAAAGGGAATGTGACCCCACAGAAGCCCCTCGACCACCGAGCCAGCAGCCCCCAGACTGCGAAGGCCTTGGCGAGCACCGGGCTGGAGTAGAGAGTGAACCCGACGTCATACACCAGCCGCCGGTGTCAGAATTAGCGAGGCTGGATCTGAACTGTTCGCCTGACCGAGAAGCGGAAGAGAGCCAGGGGATTCATTATGTCCGCTACGAGTCCGAGTTACAGATGCCAGGAATCATGAGGTTGATCACCAAGGACTTGTCCGAGCCGTATTCCATTTATACCTATAGGTACTTCATCCACAACTGGCCTCAGCTCTGCTTTCTG GCCATGGTGGAGCAGGAGTGTGTGGGGGCCATTGTGTGTAAGCTGGACATGCACAAGAAGATGTTTCGTCGTGGCTACATCGCCATGCTGGCTGTAGACTCCAAACACCGGAGGAAAAGCATTG GTACTAACCTGGTGAAGAAGGCCATCTATGCCATGGTGGAGGGGGATTGTGATGAG GTGGTTCTGGAGACTGAGATCACTAACAAGTCAGCTCTAAAGTTGTATGAGAACCTTGGTTTTGTCCGAGACAAGCGGCTCTTCAGATATTACCTGAACGGTGTGGACGCATTGAGGCTCAAACTGTGGCTCcgctag
- the LOC129825366 gene encoding armadillo-like helical domain-containing protein 4, with protein MGKMLFPATLHHLLLVGVCLCVYSTPVPPLHDCAPASQDSGCDGQAGKPMEGEPCVTPATPVSVTSTSVQSGPSDPGRLSYGMAEHMTGSWTDLSENIGAGGGTGPDVTGHKPGGIEPVTQARNVDSHEGISEPGRAKSQGREAETGAASESFSEGKETHRLPVEAPELYTDKEMKVGPEEDPMEDVPTVTTGAMIASLGERQGMTVAMKTPRAALHGASTATTATRAPEPDSQTGTHLAGERKDLILEERPDLHGGKEGELRESFPNLGAPLLGQETETTRPSSSSPHSILTNSPLTSIPPSVWRSSRDNSSLPPSGLEAAGPASPHPQDGETAFALPDPLLPDLGPALTGSSRQDDPDSLWTEPLQQNGAVDASAPPMQDASTEGTMSSEDLPLIFEPFDDVTPEGAGVATASLAPSNSQLSVSMATTGMLLSEVEFDQVDTGDTGPSRVPPLVLPDWTSPWQTSGAEISEPICPSGPPIDPPPSETEQPGGSETIQNPEETPPTSEPNPTSIASQQTTMTTVTKTTNLPVVKSGLEKLESEEEPEVDEEDENTEESEEEDSEEEQKETPIPAPTRPPYSLIPPPPVWVQRNQGLMRSWVELIREKAGYVSGMLAPVGIGIMGALLIVGALYSIRMIHRKRRNSFKHQRRRKARHTEQPREPSSNGQDQAMLLADSSEDEF; from the exons ATGGGAAAGATGCTCTTCCCTGCAACTCTCCATCACCTCCTATTGGTAGGGGTCTGTCTCTGCGTCTACAGCACCCCAGTCCCGCCCCTCCACGACTGCGCACCCGCCTCACAGGACAGTGGCTGTGATGGACAAGCTGGGAAGCCAATGGAGGGAGAGCCTTGTGTAACACCAGCAACACCTGTCAGTGTGACATCAACAAGTGTCCAATCTGGGCCCTCTGATCCCGGCAGACTGTCCTATGGGATGGCAGAACATATGACTGGCAGCTGGACTGACCTATCAGAGAATATTGGAGCAGGGGGAGGCACTGGCCCTGATGTGACGGGGCACAAACCAGGGGGGATAGAGCCGGTGACGCAGGCACGAAACGTGGACAGTCATGAGGGTATATCTGAACCGGGAAGGGCTAAGAGCcaggggagggaggcagagacagGGGCTGCCTCTGAGAGCTTCTCTGAGGGGAAGGAGACTCACAGACTGCCTGTAGAAGCTCCAGAACTCTACACAGACAAAGAGATGAAAGTAGGGCCCGAAGAGGATCCTATGGAGGATGTACCTACTGTCACCACTGGGGCCATGATAGCTTCCCTAGGAGAGAGGCAAGGGATGACGGTGGCCATGAAAACACCCAGAGCTGCTCTACATGGTGCTTCTACAGCAACCACAGCAaccagagccccagaaccagacagccagacagggaCGCACCTTGCTGGGGAGAGAAAAGACCTCATCCTGGAAGAGAGGCCAGATCTccatggaggaaaggaaggggaacTCAGAGAGAGCTTTCCCAACCTCGGAGCTCCTCTTCTGGGGCAGGAGACAGAGACGACCAGACCGAGCTCCTCATCTCCCCATAGTATCCTTACAAACTCCCCATtgacctccatccctccatcagtaTGGAGATCCAGCAGAGACAATTCAtcactgccccctagtggtctgGAGGCCGCTGGCCCTGCATCTCCACACCCCCAAGATGGAGAGACAGCGTTTGCTCTCCCAGACCCCCTCCTGCCCGACCTTGGACCAGCCCTGACAGGATCCTCCAGACAGGATGACCCTGACAGCCTCTGGACTGAACCACTACAGCAAAATGGGG CCGTCGATGCCAGTGCCCCTCCCATGCAGGACGCGTCCACAGAGGGCACGATGTCATCGGAGGACCTCCCGCTCATCTTCGAGCCCTTTGATGATGTCACACCTGAAGGGGCGGGGGTAGCGACAGCCTCTCTCGCGCCCAGCAACTCACAGCTGTCTGTCTCCATGGCTACCACGGGGATGCTACTGTCAGAGGTGGAGTTCGACCAGGTGGACACAGGTGACACAGGGCCATCCCGTGTCCCACCCCTGGTGCTACCAGATTGGACTTCGCCATGGCAGACATCCGGGGCTGAGATCTCTGAGCCTATCTGCCCATCTGGTCCACCCATAGACCCTCCCCCTTCAGAGACGGAACAGCCAG GTGGTAGTGAGACCATACAGAACCCAGAGGAAACCCCGCCCACCTCCGAACCCAACCCTACAAGCATCGCCTCCCAACAGACCACCATGACAACGGTCACCAAGACAACCAATCTGCCTGTGGTCAAATCAGGTCTGGAGAAACTGGAGTCTGAAG AGGAGCCAGAggtggatgaggaggatgagaacacagaggagtcagaggaagaggacAGCGAAGAGGAACAGAAGGAGACCCCTATCCCAGCCCCCACTCGACCTCCCTACAGCCTCATCCCCCCACCTCCTGTCTGGGTGCAGCGCAATCAGGGCCTGA TGCGTAGCTGGGTGGAACTGATCAGAGAAAAG GCAGGGTATGTGTCTGGGATGTTGGCCCCGGTGGGCATTGGCATCATGGGGGCCCTGCTCATCGTTGGGGCCCTCTACAGCATCAGGATGATCCACCGTAAGAGGAGGAACAGCTTCAAACACCAGCGTAGGAGGAAGGCCAGGCACACTGAG CAACCCAGGGAGCCAAGCAGCAACGGCCAGGACCAAGCCATGCTATTGGCTGACAGCTCTGAGGACGAGTTCTGA